Genomic DNA from Nitratidesulfovibrio vulgaris str. Hildenborough:
CCGCAGTGCGAGACGGCGGTCGACCTCGGCTGCGGGACGGGCTCGGTCATCGAGCGCATGTTGCAGCGGTCGCAGCAGGTCATCGGGGTGGACGGTTCGCCCCGGATGCTCGAACTGGCGCGTCGGCGTTTCGTCGAAGGCGCAGAGCGTGTATCATTGCGTATCGGAGAACTCGATCACCTGCCCCTGCGCGACGGTGAAGCCGATTTCGCCAGCATCAACATGGTGTTGCACCATCTTTCGGACCCGGGAGTGGCCCTTGGCGAGATTCGCCGGGTGCTGCGCCTCGGAGGCCAACTCATGGTCACGGATTTCGACAGGCACGACAACGAGCGTATGCGGAGCGACTATGGCGACCGCTGGCTTGGCTTCGAAGGCGTCCAGCTTGAAGGATTGCTCCGCGAAGCCGGGTTCACCGTGCGCGAATGCCGCAGGCAGGGGGTGGCCAAGGGCCTTGCCCTGCATCTGATGCTTGCCGAGAAGACACAACAGTAACCCTAGCCGCCGACTGGAGGCTCTCATGACCGACGCCAAGCGCGCCCAGAAACTCGACCTTTCCCTCGACCACAAAGTGGCCGACATGTCCCTTGCCGATTACGGCCGCAAGGACCTGCAACTCTCCGAACGTGAGATGCCGGGCCTGATGGAACTCATCAGGAAGTACGGCGGCACGAAGCCCCTCAAGGGGCTGAAGGTCACCGGTTCGTTGCACATGACCATCCAGACCGCCATGCTCATCCGCACCTTGTACGAACTGGGTGCCGATATCCGCTGGGCATCGTGCAACATCTTCTCCACGCAGGACCATGCGGCTGCCGCCATTGCCGCATCCGGCATGGCCAAGGTCTTCGCATGGAAGGGCGAGACCCTCGAGGACTACTGGTGGTGCACCGAAATGGCACTGACGTGGCCCGACGGTTCCGGCCCCGACCTGCTGGTGGACGACGGTGGTGACGCCACGCTGTTCATCCACAAGGGCGTGGAGGTCGAGAACGACCCCTCACTGCTCAAGAAGGCCTACGACAACAAGGAGTTCCAGATCATCATGGATCGCCTTGCCCTTGCATACGAGCAGGACCCCGGTCGCTGGC
This window encodes:
- a CDS encoding ArsR/SmtB family transcription factor, which gives rise to MSLALQYFKALSDETRLRLIHVLNRHELSVNELVSILEMGQSRVSRHLKILTGAGLLTSRRDGLWVFYSAAAEGDGRAFLDAVTPFVTTDMVLQADLDMAQKIIEERALKTRQFFNAIAEDWDELNREVLGGFDLAGAVAEAMPQCETAVDLGCGTGSVIERMLQRSQQVIGVDGSPRMLELARRRFVEGAERVSLRIGELDHLPLRDGEADFASINMVLHHLSDPGVALGEIRRVLRLGGQLMVTDFDRHDNERMRSDYGDRWLGFEGVQLEGLLREAGFTVRECRRQGVAKGLALHLMLAEKTQQ